A section of the Pseudomonas prosekii genome encodes:
- the rluB gene encoding 23S rRNA pseudouridine(2605) synthase RluB, translating into MSINDQKDGPKDDQEIGPAGEKLQKVLARIGVGSRRDVEAWISHGRIKVNGKDATLGQRVDMHDAITIDGRVIKREEAAESVRRVIMYNKPDGEICTRLDPEGRPTVFDKMPKPKEGRWINIGRLDINTTGLLMFTTDGELANRLMHPSYEMDREYAVRVRGEVDDEMIERLKAGVVLEDGPAKFTDIKQAPGGEGFNHWYHCVVMEGRNREVRRLWESQGLVVSRLKRVRFGPVFLNSDLPMGRWREMSQYEVDILSAEVGLTPVAMPQMNAKSKDKLDRMQRKSSRPMGKTERVRSLRPAIGNQTAATPRDTREPHIEGERPARKPVAPRADGERGPRTPRPANGRTERGEGRGAPSGGRSDRGAPAGRGEPRGDSSRGAPVADRPADTKRPAKAPAKKRPGIVLVNKDAPSGKRRGAPAGSGQRPGFGRRKPE; encoded by the coding sequence ATGAGTATCAACGACCAGAAAGACGGCCCAAAAGACGATCAGGAAATCGGTCCTGCAGGCGAAAAACTGCAGAAAGTCCTCGCCCGCATCGGCGTCGGCTCGCGCCGTGACGTGGAAGCCTGGATCAGCCACGGTCGCATCAAGGTCAATGGCAAGGACGCGACCCTCGGTCAACGCGTCGATATGCACGACGCCATCACCATCGATGGCCGCGTGATCAAGCGCGAAGAAGCCGCCGAGTCGGTACGCCGCGTGATCATGTACAACAAGCCCGACGGTGAAATCTGCACTCGCCTTGACCCGGAAGGCCGTCCAACCGTATTCGACAAGATGCCAAAACCGAAAGAAGGTCGCTGGATCAACATCGGTCGTCTGGACATCAACACCACCGGTCTGCTGATGTTCACCACCGACGGTGAACTGGCCAACCGCCTGATGCACCCTTCCTACGAAATGGACCGTGAATACGCGGTGCGTGTGCGTGGCGAAGTCGATGACGAGATGATCGAGCGCTTGAAAGCAGGCGTCGTCCTCGAAGACGGCCCGGCCAAGTTCACCGACATCAAGCAGGCGCCGGGTGGCGAAGGTTTCAACCACTGGTACCACTGCGTGGTAATGGAAGGTCGCAACCGCGAAGTTCGTCGTCTGTGGGAATCCCAGGGCCTGGTGGTCAGCCGTCTGAAACGCGTGCGTTTTGGTCCGGTGTTCCTCAACTCGGACCTGCCGATGGGTCGCTGGCGCGAAATGAGCCAGTACGAAGTCGACATTCTCAGTGCTGAAGTGGGCCTGACGCCTGTGGCAATGCCGCAGATGAACGCCAAGAGCAAAGACAAGCTCGACCGCATGCAGCGTAAATCGTCGCGTCCGATGGGCAAGACCGAGCGCGTGCGTTCGTTGCGTCCAGCGATCGGCAACCAGACCGCCGCGACCCCGCGTGATACCCGCGAGCCGCATATCGAAGGTGAGCGCCCGGCCCGTAAACCGGTAGCACCGCGTGCTGACGGCGAACGCGGTCCACGCACGCCACGTCCGGCCAATGGTCGCACCGAGCGCGGCGAAGGCCGTGGTGCGCCAAGCGGTGGTCGTAGCGATCGTGGTGCTCCAGCAGGTCGCGGCGAGCCGCGTGGTGATTCGAGTCGCGGTGCGCCAGTGGCGGACCGTCCGGCCGATACCAAGCGCCCGGCCAAGGCCCCGGCGAAAAAACGCCCAGGCATCGTTCTGGTCAACAAGGACGCGCCATCGGGCAAGCGTCGCGGCGCACCTGCCGGTTCGGGCCAACGCCCGGGCTTCGGTCGTCGCAAGCCGGAGTAA
- a CDS encoding DUF1289 domain-containing protein, protein MSSTKDPCISVCKFTDDICVGCGRSKREIKSWKKLDKADKRTVLAEAALRLIKLGATGRRKHK, encoded by the coding sequence ATGAGCTCAACCAAAGACCCGTGCATCAGCGTCTGTAAGTTCACCGACGATATCTGCGTCGGTTGCGGGCGCAGCAAGCGTGAGATCAAGTCGTGGAAGAAACTCGACAAGGCCGATAAGCGCACGGTGCTGGCCGAAGCGGCGCTGCGTTTGATCAAGCTGGGCGCGACCGGTCGGCGGAAACACAAGTAA
- the scpB gene encoding SMC-Scp complex subunit ScpB, translating into MNLTEPRELAPLLEAFLLASGKPQSLERLFELFEEGERPEPPVFKKALTILAKSCDGRAFELKEVASGYRLQIREKFSPWVGRLWEERPQRYSRAMLETMALIAYRQPITRGEIEDVRGVAVNSDIVKKLLEREWIRIVGYRDVPGKPAMFATTKGFLDHFNLKNLDDLPPLAELREMEPDPVLDFDDAPVPAGLQELADASAEPEEPKEETSFHTLLLELDDMEQGIKTDFDDLLRDGAVTETEDGSDRAAPDGQIQVELQIEPEASIEDVPADVPEPAPEEDVLGVAEAREKLLAAVAALQQPAPESEESEEEAEARALAEAIEAERREFDD; encoded by the coding sequence ATGAACCTGACTGAACCCCGCGAGCTGGCGCCACTGCTTGAAGCCTTTCTGTTGGCCTCGGGAAAACCGCAATCGCTTGAACGCCTGTTCGAACTGTTTGAAGAAGGCGAGCGCCCGGAGCCGCCGGTGTTCAAGAAAGCGCTGACGATTCTCGCCAAGTCCTGCGACGGCCGCGCCTTTGAGTTGAAGGAAGTGGCTTCCGGGTATCGCTTGCAGATTCGCGAGAAGTTTTCGCCGTGGGTCGGGCGGTTGTGGGAAGAGCGCCCGCAACGTTATTCGCGGGCGATGCTCGAAACCATGGCGCTGATCGCCTATCGCCAGCCGATCACCCGTGGCGAGATCGAAGACGTGCGCGGCGTCGCGGTAAACAGTGACATCGTCAAAAAGCTGCTGGAACGCGAGTGGATTCGCATCGTCGGCTACCGCGACGTGCCGGGGAAACCAGCGATGTTTGCGACCACTAAAGGCTTTCTCGATCACTTCAACCTGAAGAACCTTGACGATTTGCCGCCGCTCGCCGAACTGCGCGAAATGGAACCCGACCCGGTGCTCGACTTCGACGACGCGCCGGTGCCCGCCGGTTTGCAGGAGCTGGCCGATGCCAGCGCCGAACCGGAAGAGCCCAAGGAAGAAACCAGTTTCCACACGTTGTTGCTGGAACTGGATGACATGGAGCAGGGGATCAAAACCGATTTTGATGATTTGTTGCGCGATGGCGCGGTGACAGAAACTGAAGACGGTTCGGATCGGGCAGCGCCGGATGGGCAAATCCAGGTTGAACTTCAAATCGAGCCCGAAGCCTCAATTGAAGACGTGCCGGCAGACGTCCCAGAACCAGCACCGGAGGAAGACGTGTTGGGTGTGGCCGAAGCCCGCGAGAAACTCCTCGCCGCCGTCGCCGCCCTGCAGCAACCGGCGCCCGAGAGCGAAGAAAGCGAGGAAGAAGCCGAGGCCCGCGCGCTGGCCGAAGCCATTGAAGCTGAACGCCGCGAATTCGACGACTGA
- a CDS encoding segregation and condensation protein A, which translates to MVYGQAVMEMPLDLYIPPDALEVFLEAFEGPLDLLLYLIRKQNINILDIPVAEITRQYMGYVELMQSVRLELAAEYLVMAAMLAEIKSRMLLPRAETIEAEEDDPRAELIRRLQEYERFKAAAEGIDGLSRVGRDVVVPKLDAPEARARKLLPDVSLEELLMSMAEVLRRGDMFESHQVSREALSTRERMSDVLERLKGGGFVPFVELFTAEEGKLGVVVTFMAILELVKESLVELVQNEPFAPIHVRARAE; encoded by the coding sequence ATGGTCTATGGCCAGGCAGTCATGGAAATGCCGCTGGATTTGTACATTCCGCCGGACGCGCTTGAAGTATTTCTCGAAGCCTTCGAAGGCCCGCTCGACCTGCTGCTGTACCTGATCCGCAAACAGAACATCAATATTCTCGACATCCCGGTGGCGGAAATCACTCGCCAATACATGGGTTATGTCGAGTTGATGCAGTCGGTGCGCCTGGAACTGGCCGCCGAATACCTGGTGATGGCCGCGATGCTGGCCGAGATCAAGTCGCGGATGTTGCTGCCGCGTGCCGAAACCATCGAGGCCGAAGAAGACGATCCGCGCGCCGAGCTGATTCGCCGCTTGCAAGAGTACGAGCGCTTCAAAGCGGCGGCGGAAGGCATCGACGGCCTCAGCCGGGTGGGCCGTGACGTCGTGGTGCCCAAGCTCGATGCTCCCGAAGCGCGGGCGCGCAAGCTGTTGCCGGACGTCAGCCTCGAAGAGTTGCTGATGTCGATGGCCGAGGTCCTGCGCCGTGGCGACATGTTCGAAAGCCACCAGGTCAGCCGCGAGGCGCTGTCCACCCGCGAACGCATGAGCGACGTGCTGGAACGCCTCAAGGGCGGCGGTTTTGTGCCGTTCGTCGAGCTGTTCACGGCGGAGGAGGGCAAGCTCGGCGTGGTCGTGACTTTTATGGCGATTCTCGAACTGGTCAAGGAATCCTTGGTCGAGCTGGTGCAGAATGAGCCGTTCGCGCCGATCCATGTGCGGGCCCGAGCCGAATAA
- a CDS encoding L-threonylcarbamoyladenylate synthase: MSQFFQIHPENPQARLIKQAVEIIRNGGVVVYPTDSSYAIGCQIGDKNAVERVRRLRQLDDKHNFALICSDLSQLGIFAKIDTGTFRILKAHLPGPYTFILNATREVPRLLLHPKKRTIGLRVPSHPIALALLAELGEPLMSVTLIMPGDTDPMSDPYEIRQLLEHQVDLIIDGGFGGIKASTVINLADGEPEVIRVGCGDPAPFMAEA, from the coding sequence GTGAGTCAATTTTTCCAGATTCATCCGGAAAACCCGCAAGCGCGCCTGATCAAACAGGCTGTCGAAATCATCCGCAACGGCGGGGTGGTGGTTTATCCCACTGACTCGTCCTATGCCATCGGTTGCCAGATCGGCGACAAGAATGCCGTGGAGCGCGTGCGCCGTTTGCGCCAGCTCGACGATAAGCACAACTTTGCGCTGATCTGCAGCGATCTGTCGCAACTGGGGATCTTCGCCAAGATCGACACCGGCACTTTCCGGATTCTCAAGGCGCATCTGCCCGGGCCTTACACGTTCATCCTTAACGCCACACGTGAAGTGCCGCGGCTGTTGCTGCACCCGAAAAAACGCACCATCGGCCTGCGTGTGCCCAGCCATCCGATTGCCCTGGCGCTGCTCGCCGAACTGGGCGAGCCGTTGATGAGCGTGACCCTGATCATGCCCGGCGACACTGATCCGATGAGCGATCCCTACGAGATTCGCCAGTTGCTCGAGCATCAGGTCGACCTGATCATCGACGGCGGTTTCGGCGGGATCAAGGCGTCCACCGTGATCAATCTCGCCGACGGCGAGCCGGAAGTCATCCGCGTCGGTTGCGGCGATCCTGCGCCGTTCATGGCCGAGGCCTAG
- a CDS encoding PHP domain-containing protein — translation MNVDLHCHSTASDGALAPAVLVARAFEKGVRVLALTDHDTLEGLDEARSAATALGMQLVNGVELSCTWGGATIHVLGYGFDVNAVPLVEAIAKLHDGRWLRSEEISRKLELKGMPGALEGARALQQELGDSGNAPARPHFADWMVREGFVKDRAEAFRKWLGAGKLGDVKQHWPTLEDTVATLRAAGAWVSLAHPWHYDFTRSKRRRLIADYIQAGGHAIEVVNGHQPAEQVGSLAILAREFGLLVSAGSDFHGPGGWSEIGEYRPVPEDLPPLWCRFKHDPIIAAV, via the coding sequence GTGAATGTTGATTTGCACTGCCATAGCACGGCCTCCGATGGCGCCCTGGCGCCTGCGGTACTGGTTGCGCGTGCGTTCGAGAAAGGCGTGCGAGTGCTGGCCTTGACCGATCACGACACCCTTGAGGGCCTCGACGAGGCCCGCAGCGCCGCGACGGCGTTGGGGATGCAATTGGTCAACGGCGTCGAATTGTCCTGCACCTGGGGCGGCGCGACCATTCACGTGCTGGGCTACGGTTTCGACGTCAACGCTGTACCGTTGGTCGAGGCGATTGCCAAATTGCACGATGGCCGTTGGCTACGGTCAGAAGAAATAAGTCGCAAACTGGAACTCAAGGGCATGCCAGGCGCGCTCGAAGGTGCGCGGGCCCTGCAGCAGGAACTGGGCGACAGCGGCAACGCGCCGGCCCGTCCGCATTTCGCCGACTGGATGGTGCGCGAAGGTTTCGTCAAGGATCGCGCCGAAGCGTTCCGCAAATGGCTCGGCGCCGGCAAACTCGGTGACGTCAAGCAACACTGGCCGACCCTCGAAGACACCGTCGCGACCTTGCGCGCTGCCGGCGCCTGGGTCAGCCTCGCGCATCCTTGGCACTACGATTTCACTCGCAGCAAGCGCCGTCGCCTGATTGCCGACTATATTCAAGCAGGCGGCCACGCGATTGAAGTGGTCAATGGCCATCAGCCCGCCGAGCAGGTCGGCAGCCTGGCCATTCTTGCCCGCGAGTTCGGTCTGCTGGTCAGCGCCGGCAGTGATTTTCATGGCCCAGGAGGCTGGTCGGAGATCGGTGAGTACCGCCCGGTTCCGGAGGATCTGCCACCGTTATGGTGTCGATTCAAACATGACCCAATTATTGCCGCCGTCTGA
- a CDS encoding septation protein A produces the protein MKQFIDFIPLLLFFIVFKIDPRVVDIAGHEVTVGGIYSATAMLIISSLVVYGALFIKQRKLEKSQWLTLIACLVFGSLTLAFHSETFLKWKAPVVNWLFALAFIGSHFIGDQLLIKRIMGHALTLPDQIWTRLNIAWIAFFLFCGAANLFVAFTFQSYWVDFKVFGSLGMTLLFLVAQGIYLSRHLHDTDTTTPKTED, from the coding sequence GTGAAACAATTCATCGACTTCATCCCGCTTCTGCTGTTTTTCATTGTCTTCAAAATCGACCCACGGGTCGTCGACATTGCCGGTCATGAGGTCACTGTAGGCGGTATCTACAGCGCCACCGCGATGCTGATCATCAGCTCGCTGGTGGTCTACGGCGCGCTCTTCATCAAGCAGCGCAAGCTGGAAAAGAGCCAATGGCTGACCCTCATCGCGTGCCTGGTCTTCGGTAGCCTGACCCTGGCATTCCACAGCGAAACCTTCCTGAAATGGAAAGCGCCGGTGGTCAACTGGCTGTTTGCGCTGGCGTTCATCGGCAGCCATTTCATCGGCGACCAGTTGCTGATCAAACGCATCATGGGCCACGCGCTGACATTGCCGGATCAAATCTGGACGCGCCTGAACATCGCCTGGATCGCATTTTTCCTGTTCTGCGGCGCCGCCAACCTGTTTGTCGCGTTCACCTTCCAGAGCTACTGGGTCGACTTCAAGGTCTTCGGCAGCCTGGGCATGACGCTGCTGTTCCTGGTCGCGCAGGGTATTTACCTGTCGCGCCATCTGCATGACACCGACACCACAACGCCAAAAACCGAGGACTGA
- a CDS encoding YciI family protein, translating into MLYAIVATDVANSLEARLANRPAHLERLHQLKSEGRIVLAGPNPAVDSNDPGAAGFTGSLIVAEFESLSAAQAWAEADPFVAAGVYANVSVKPFKQVLP; encoded by the coding sequence ATGCTTTACGCCATCGTTGCTACAGACGTCGCCAACTCCCTGGAAGCTCGCCTGGCCAACCGGCCGGCGCACCTTGAGCGCCTGCACCAGCTCAAAAGTGAAGGTCGCATCGTCCTCGCCGGCCCTAACCCGGCAGTCGACAGCAATGATCCGGGCGCGGCGGGTTTCACCGGCAGCCTGATCGTTGCCGAGTTCGAATCCCTGAGCGCTGCGCAAGCCTGGGCCGAGGCTGATCCGTTTGTCGCGGCTGGCGTCTACGCCAACGTTTCCGTGAAGCCGTTCAAGCAAGTCCTGCCGTAA
- a CDS encoding translation initiation factor 2: MRKGPLCLMLVTLSIGFPAHGEESADGVASTPLSLSAGSQITELQQRLKVSEQQREALSKQLQNSAAERESAQLSRLRQENQRLKLQLKEALAASPVSRLLTDQQQWFVTGGGVALLALLCGIFASGASRKRRQWLN; the protein is encoded by the coding sequence ATGCGCAAGGGTCCGTTGTGTCTGATGTTGGTCACGTTGTCGATCGGCTTCCCCGCCCACGGTGAGGAAAGCGCCGATGGCGTTGCTTCGACGCCGTTGTCGTTGAGCGCCGGCAGTCAGATCACCGAGTTGCAGCAGCGCTTGAAAGTCAGCGAGCAGCAACGGGAAGCACTGAGCAAACAATTGCAAAATTCCGCTGCCGAACGTGAAAGCGCCCAACTGAGCCGGTTGCGCCAGGAGAACCAGCGCCTGAAGCTGCAACTCAAGGAAGCGTTGGCCGCCAGCCCGGTGTCGCGGCTGTTGACCGACCAGCAGCAATGGTTCGTCACCGGCGGTGGAGTAGCGCTATTGGCCCTGCTGTGCGGTATCTTTGCCAGCGGAGCAAGTCGAAAACGTCGGCAATGGCTAAATTGA
- a CDS encoding response regulator transcription factor, with amino-acid sequence MSELLLIDDDQELCELLSSWLSQEGFVVHACHDGKSARRALAETSPAAVVLDVMLPDGSGLELLKQLRSDHPDLPVLMLSARGEPLDRILGLELGADDYLAKPCDPRELTARLRAVLRRSHPAAVSSQLELGDLCFSPVRGVVSIDEQEFTLTVSESRLLEALIKQPGEPLDKQELAQIALGRKLTLYDRSLDMHVSNLRKKIGPHPDGRPRIVALRSRGYYYSL; translated from the coding sequence ATGAGCGAGCTGTTATTAATTGATGATGACCAGGAGCTGTGCGAGCTCCTGAGCAGTTGGCTGAGCCAGGAAGGCTTTGTCGTGCACGCCTGCCACGACGGCAAGAGTGCCCGCCGCGCGTTGGCCGAAACCTCCCCGGCCGCCGTGGTGCTGGACGTCATGCTGCCCGATGGCAGCGGCCTGGAACTGCTCAAGCAGTTGCGCAGCGATCACCCGGACTTGCCGGTGCTGATGTTGTCGGCGCGTGGCGAGCCGCTGGATCGCATCCTCGGCCTCGAACTCGGCGCCGACGATTACCTGGCCAAGCCGTGCGATCCACGGGAACTGACCGCCCGTTTGCGCGCGGTGTTGCGCCGCAGCCATCCGGCGGCGGTGTCGAGTCAGCTCGAACTCGGTGACTTGTGTTTCAGCCCGGTGCGCGGCGTGGTCAGCATCGATGAGCAGGAATTCACCCTGACAGTTTCCGAAAGTCGCTTGCTCGAAGCGCTGATCAAGCAGCCCGGCGAACCGCTGGACAAGCAGGAACTGGCGCAGATCGCCCTCGGCCGCAAGCTGACCCTGTACGACCGCAGCCTCGACATGCACGTCAGCAACCTGCGCAAGAAGATCGGCCCGCACCCCGACGGCCGCCCGCGCATCGTCGCGCTGCGCAGCCGCGGTTATTACTACAGCCTCTGA
- a CDS encoding Spy/CpxP family protein refolding chaperone yields MRKTLIALMFAAALPTVAMAMPEGAGPMGGPLDGPRHGGQMHGDMHGKGPYSQLDLSKEQREQIRKIMGEQMHDRKQLVDKYLEKLSPADQKAMKDEIAAKREKAQTDVRAVLKPDQQKKFDEMQKKRAERRAEWAEFKAWKAQQPQKAQ; encoded by the coding sequence ATGCGCAAGACTCTTATCGCTCTGATGTTCGCTGCCGCTCTGCCAACCGTTGCCATGGCCATGCCTGAAGGCGCCGGCCCAATGGGTGGTCCGCTGGACGGCCCGCGCCACGGCGGTCAGATGCACGGCGACATGCACGGCAAAGGTCCGTACAGCCAGCTGGACCTGAGCAAGGAACAGCGCGAACAGATCCGCAAAATCATGGGCGAGCAGATGCATGATCGCAAACAACTGGTCGACAAATACCTGGAGAAACTCTCCCCGGCTGACCAGAAAGCCATGAAGGACGAAATCGCCGCCAAACGTGAAAAAGCGCAAACCGATGTCCGCGCCGTGCTGAAACCGGATCAACAGAAGAAATTCGACGAGATGCAGAAAAAACGAGCCGAGCGCCGCGCCGAGTGGGCTGAGTTCAAAGCCTGGAAAGCGCAACAGCCGCAAAAAGCGCAATAA
- a CDS encoding sensor histidine kinase: MRSLFWRILASFWLAIALVAGLSILLGHMLNQDAWILSRHPGLNNLAEQWTQTFEAQGEEAAQDILEQRKRQYHIDVQVLNESGDPVVRGTFPRRAAAFEARQNDDDRRLPWRRLTAEYTSEKTGNTYLLIYRIAHPELDAWHRESLLWPLSALGIALVVLTLFSLLVTLSITRPLSRLRGAVHDLGQTTYQQNSLVKLANRRDEFGVLANDFNRMGARLQSLIGSQRQLLRDVSHELRSPLARLRIALALAERANPEEREKLWPRLTRECDRLEALISEILVLARVDADNASAEEVDLNALLQTLQKDAQLGFPEQTVRLEAEPQLSLKGWPTMIERAVDNLLRNAQRFNPVGQPIEMHASRQGERMVVSVRDHGPGVEAEHLSLLGEPFYRAPGQTAAGHGLGLAIARRAAERHGGSLVLSNHPQGGFIASLELPLVPGAVVQP, from the coding sequence GTGCGTTCATTGTTCTGGCGTATCCTGGCCAGCTTCTGGCTGGCCATCGCTCTGGTGGCAGGGCTGTCCATTCTGCTGGGGCACATGCTCAACCAGGACGCATGGATTCTCAGCCGCCATCCGGGCCTCAACAACCTCGCCGAGCAGTGGACGCAAACCTTCGAAGCCCAGGGCGAAGAAGCCGCACAAGACATTCTCGAACAGCGCAAACGCCAATATCACATCGACGTCCAGGTGCTCAACGAAAGCGGCGACCCGGTGGTGCGCGGCACTTTCCCACGACGCGCGGCGGCTTTTGAAGCGCGGCAAAATGACGATGACCGACGCTTGCCGTGGCGCCGTCTGACCGCCGAGTACACCAGCGAAAAAACCGGCAACACGTACTTGCTGATCTACCGCATCGCCCACCCGGAACTCGACGCCTGGCACCGCGAAAGTCTGCTTTGGCCATTGAGTGCGCTGGGTATTGCGCTGGTGGTGCTGACGTTGTTCAGCCTGTTGGTGACGCTGTCGATCACCCGCCCGCTCAGCCGTTTGCGCGGCGCGGTGCATGATCTGGGGCAAACCACTTATCAGCAGAACAGCCTGGTGAAACTGGCCAACCGCCGCGATGAATTCGGCGTACTGGCCAACGATTTCAACCGCATGGGCGCGCGCCTGCAGAGTTTGATCGGCAGTCAACGGCAACTGCTGCGCGACGTCTCCCACGAGTTGCGCTCACCGCTGGCCCGACTGCGCATTGCGCTGGCGCTGGCCGAGCGCGCCAATCCTGAAGAACGCGAAAAACTCTGGCCTCGCCTGACCCGCGAATGTGATCGGCTGGAAGCGTTGATCAGCGAGATTCTGGTGTTGGCGCGGGTCGATGCCGACAACGCCAGTGCCGAGGAAGTGGATCTGAATGCGTTGCTGCAGACCTTGCAAAAGGACGCGCAACTGGGCTTCCCGGAACAGACCGTGCGCCTAGAGGCCGAACCGCAACTGAGCCTCAAGGGCTGGCCGACGATGATCGAGCGCGCGGTGGACAATCTGCTGCGCAATGCCCAGCGCTTCAACCCGGTGGGCCAGCCGATTGAAATGCACGCCTCGCGTCAGGGCGAGCGCATGGTGGTCAGCGTGCGCGACCATGGGCCGGGCGTCGAAGCCGAACACTTGAGCCTGCTCGGCGAACCGTTCTACCGCGCGCCGGGGCAGACCGCGGCCGGGCATGGCCTGGGCTTGGCGATTGCGCGCCGTGCCGCCGAACGCCACGGTGGCAGCCTGGTATTGTCCAACCACCCGCAAGGCGGTTTCATCGCCAGCCTTGAATTGCCGCTGGTGCCGGGGGCTGTGGTCCAGCCCTGA
- a CDS encoding NAD(P)H nitroreductase: protein MQALDALLNRVSVPRLVEPAPSAEQREALFAAAMRAPDHGHLQPWRFLTVEGAAREQMGELLAEAAKLHDGEVSEAAVDKARNGPLRAPLVVVVIARLQDHVKYPKSEQLLAAGCAAHGILLAAYAQGIGAVWRTGELAYSAHVAKGLGLTEGEEVIAFLYLGTPQKEPRVAEKVDLAEFVSAWPGKA, encoded by the coding sequence ATGCAGGCTCTCGACGCTTTGCTCAACCGTGTTTCCGTTCCTCGACTGGTCGAACCGGCCCCTAGCGCTGAACAACGTGAAGCATTGTTCGCCGCCGCCATGCGCGCACCGGATCACGGCCATTTGCAGCCATGGCGCTTTTTGACCGTCGAAGGCGCGGCCCGCGAGCAAATGGGCGAGCTGCTCGCCGAAGCGGCGAAATTGCACGACGGCGAAGTGTCCGAAGCCGCGGTGGACAAGGCGCGCAACGGTCCGCTGCGGGCGCCGTTGGTGGTGGTGGTGATCGCGCGGTTGCAGGATCACGTCAAATATCCGAAGTCCGAACAGTTGTTGGCAGCCGGCTGCGCGGCCCACGGGATTTTGCTCGCGGCGTACGCGCAAGGCATTGGCGCGGTGTGGCGGACCGGCGAGTTGGCGTATTCGGCGCACGTGGCCAAAGGTTTGGGCCTGACCGAAGGCGAGGAAGTGATTGCGTTCCTGTACCTCGGCACCCCGCAGAAAGAACCGCGCGTGGCCGAGAAAGTTGACCTGGCTGAATTCGTCAGCGCCTGGCCTGGTAAAGCCTGA